From the genome of Aspergillus fumigatus Af293 chromosome 1, whole genome shotgun sequence, one region includes:
- a CDS encoding serine hydrolase domain-containing protein, whose translation MTTFDEREDFLRLAFENGKKPLPRVTLGAVSRDGSLHYAKAFGEASVESTETDAVHWVASCTKLVTTVAVMQCVERGLLDLDEDIANVLPEWDSPRILTGFDEDDNPSFWPATKPVTLRRMLTHSSGMAYFFMDPLMTRYHDLQGKPPLLQTLFQFQFLLFEPGERWMYSPGIDWAGKAAQWDDNVRYEKVERVTSMRLSEYLQRHVFDVVSVKDATFHLDQREDLRARKVKAWVRTDQGLEEEKNPVFQDPIAEEFGGGGLYTTVNEMLKICHGILTGKLLRPETVREMFQPQLESVLGLDQPHSYSLASRNAIWNAVPDDVPVNSGIGGLMNTSRLLGRREAHSLTWSGKPNCYWVGHPIPRRNLFQPANLF comes from the exons ATGACCACCTTTGACGAGAGAGAAGATTTTCTCCGTCTGGCCTTTGAGAACGGCAAGAAGCCCTTACCGCGGGTTACACTCGGAGCTGTCAGTAGGGATG GTTCCTTGCACTACGCAAAGGCATTTGGGGAGGCATCGGTCGAGTCGACTGAGACTGATGCCGTGCATTGGGTTGCCTCTTGCACCAAGCTTGTGACTACTGTGGCGGTAATGCAGTGTGTCGAGCGCGGTCTGCTGGACCTGGATGAAGACATCGCCAATGTGTTACCGGAGTGGGACAGCCCTCGGATCCTAACGGGCTTCGACGAGGACGATAATCCTAGCTTTTGGCCGGCCACCAAACCTGTTACCCTACG GCGCATGTTGACTCACTCCAGTGGCATGGCGTACTTCTTCATGGATCCTCTTATGACTCGTTATCATGACTTGCAAGGAAAACCGCCGCTACTCCAAACGCTATTCCAATTTCAGTTCCTGCTTTTCGAACCGGGCGAACGATGGATGTACTCTCCCGGTATTGATTGGGCGGGAAAAGCA GCGCAATGGGATGATAATGTCCGATATGAAAAGGTTGAGCGAGTCACTTCTATGAGGCTTAGCGAATACCTACAGCGTCATGTTTTCGATGTGGTCTCCGTGAAGGATGCCACATTCCATCTCGACCAGAGAGAAGACCTACGGGCCCGAAAGGTTAAAGCCTGGGTGCGAACGGATCAGggtctggaggaggagaagaatcCCGTCTTCCAAGATCCAATTGCAGAAGAGtttggaggaggtggccTATATACAACCGTGAACGAAATGCTCAAGATCTGTCATGGCATCCTGACGGGAAAGTTACTCCGTCCGGAGACGGTTAGGGAAATGTTCCAACCTCAACTGGAAAGCGTTCTGGGTCTTGACCAACCGCACAGTTATTCGTTGGCGTCCCGCAATGCCATTTGGAATGCAGTCCCAGATGATGTGCCCGTGAATTCTGGGATCGGTGGCCTGATGAATACATCTAGGCTCCTGGGTCGACGAGAGGCACATTCGCTCACCTGGTCCGGAAAGCCAAATTGTTACTGGGTTGGTCATCCGATACCTAGAAGGAATCTATTCCAGCCGGCTAACTTATTCTAG